TAATTCATCTAGTTTTTCAATTTTTGCATTTACTTCATCTAGCATCTCTTGTTTATATTCAGCTACTTTTTTTCTAATCTCTTTAGATTTAATACCAATCATTTGTGCAGCTAAGATACCTGCATTTTTAGCTCCATTTACTGCAACAGTTGCAACTGGAACTCCCCCTGGCATTTGTACAATTGATAATAAAGAATCCATTCCTTCTAAGTTAGAACCTTTAACTGGAACTCCTACTACTGGAAGTGCTGTCATTGAAGCTACCATACCTGGTAAGTGTGCTGCTCCACCAGCTCCTGCTACAATAACTCTTAAACCTCTTTTTTCTGCACCAGTAGCATAATTAACTAATCTTTCTGGTGTTCTATGTGCTGAAACAATTGTTACTTCATATTCAATTCCAAATTTTTCACACATCTCTGCGGCAGCACTCATAACTGGTAAGTCAGAGTCACTTCCCATAATAATTCCTACTAGTGGCTTACTCATACTTTTTTGCTCCCTTTGATTTTTAAAATATTTTTTGCTTTATTTGCTTTTTCTAATGCTACATTAATATCATCATCTAAAACAGTGATATGTCCCATTTTTCTAAATGGTTTTGTAAATGATTTTCCATAAAAGTGAAAAGATAATTCAGGAATCTCTAATGCATCATGAATTCCATCAATAAAAGGTTCTCCCTCATATCCTTCTTCTCCTAATAAATTAACCATAACAGCAGGAGA
This sequence is a window from Halarcobacter bivalviorum. Protein-coding genes within it:
- the purE gene encoding 5-(carboxyamino)imidazole ribonucleotide mutase — encoded protein: MSKPLVGIIMGSDSDLPVMSAAAEMCEKFGIEYEVTIVSAHRTPERLVNYATGAEKRGLRVIVAGAGGAAHLPGMVASMTALPVVGVPVKGSNLEGMDSLLSIVQMPGGVPVATVAVNGAKNAGILAAQMIGIKSKEIRKKVAEYKQEMLDEVNAKIEKLDELKYKKYLEQMPKKK